From Rutidosis leptorrhynchoides isolate AG116_Rl617_1_P2 chromosome 3, CSIRO_AGI_Rlap_v1, whole genome shotgun sequence, a single genomic window includes:
- the LOC139902375 gene encoding GDSL esterase/lipase At2g30220-like yields MFHLSFVFMLLLQYTDGKNFNKFPAIFIFGDSTVDTGNNNYINTAVKGNHYPYGKDFPGHVPTGRFSNGKLAVDFIGSFIGVKQTIPPFLQPGLSDDELRTGVSFASGGTGYDTLTAAIIGAVPMSRQIDYFKSYIVRLKKIVGEKEAHRIIGDSLVIVSAGTNDFIFNFYDIPTRVEFNIDTYQEFILERLHEFVKELYNLGGRTLIITGLPPIGCLPIQITSDIKARLDRTCVEEQNVDARAYNRKLIRLLDHIQMSFKESRISYADIYRPIMDMIEYPQKHGFRETLKGCCGTGLLEAGPICTPLTPLCHNASEYLFFDSIHPSEKAYRYVTESIKKQILKM; encoded by the exons ATGTTTCATCTTTCGTTTGTTTTCATGTTGCTATTGCAATATACTGATGGCAAAAACTTCAACAAGTTTCCTGCTATTTTCATATTCGGTGATTCAACCGTTGATACGGggaataataattacataaatactGCGGTTAAGGGCAACCATTACCCGTATGGAAAAGACTTCCCGGGTCACGTACCAACGGGCAGATTTTCAAACGGGAAGTTAGCTGTCGATTTCATAGGGTCATTCATAGGGGTAAAACAGACAATTCCACCATTCCTACAGCCAGGTCTTTCAGACGATGAACTACGTACAGGTGTTAGTTTTGCATCAGGTGGAACAGGATATGATACTCTTACTGCTGCTATTATAGGAGCTGTGCCAATGTCTAGGCAAATCGACTATTTCAAGAGTTACATTGTGAGGTTGAAGAAGATTGTTGGTGAAAAAGAAGCACATAGAATTATAGGTGACTCACTCGTTATTGTTAGTGCGGGTACTAACGACTTTATTTTCAATTTTTATGATATTCCTACAAGGGTCGAATTTAACATTGATACGTACCAGGAGTTCATTCTAGAAAGACTCCATGAATTTGTTAAG GAGCTCTATAATCTCGGTGGCCGAACACTAATAATAACTGGCCTTCCACCTATTGGTTGTCTACCGATACAAATAACATCCGATATTAAGGCAAGATTAGATAGAACGTGTGTAGAGGAACAGAATGTGGATGCTCGAGCCTATAACAGAAAGCTTATAAGACTTTTAGATCATATACAGATGTCTTTTAAGGAAAGCAGAATCTCCTACGCAGATATTTACAGGCCAATAATGGACATGATTGAGTATCCACAAAAACATG GATTTCGTGAAACTTTGAAGGGATGCTGTGGAACAGGGTTGCTGGAAGCAGGACCTATATGCACCCCACTCACTCCATTGTGTCATAACGCTTCTGAATACTTGTTTTTTGATAGTATTCATCCCAGTGAAAAAGCTTATCGTTATGTTACCGAATCCATCAAGAAACAAATTCTAAAGATGTAG
- the LOC139899066 gene encoding exocyst complex component EXO70B1: MAENGEEKLIAVARHIAKTLGHTDNAMADDILQIFSNFDGRLREKLNENLTDNDVSRNSVTALDQTIKSLDRQISRYVTVDHSIWSDSADASIFLDAVDELVSVIREWTPMAADKAVTACLDRAEDLLQQCMFRLEEEFKLLMESKDARGNGNYSDSDDDNENENDNENDDENDRYNDDDDDDAEVPVAHPVSDYNIVIDALPSGTINDLHEISKRMVAAGYGKECSLAYSSCRRDFLEESLSRLGFLGLQKSNAALGDDDEVEIDKWIKAINMAVRVFYPSERRLCDRVFGYSSATAAAADLSFMEACRVSSMELLSFANGIAMGSRAPDRLFKILDVYEAVKDLMPEIEVLFADQYCLFIRNEAIGVWKRLGESIRGIFMELENLIRRDPVKAAVPGGGLHPITRYVMNYLRAACSRPILEQVFDENVVPPVGVDRSLSSSSPLAVQMAWIMEVLESNLEAKSKIYRDPALSSVFMMNNGRYIVKKVKDDELGLLLGDDWVRKHTAKVRQYHVNYQRSSWNKILNALKWDNSNLSPNVASKSMKEKLKIFNSQFEEICRTQSAWAIFDEQLKEELKLSVGGTLLPAYRNFIGRFHNIQDIGKYAEKHVKFSVEDVEARIDDLFQGTAVSGSGRK; this comes from the coding sequence ATGGCTGAAAACGGCGAAGAAAAGCTAATCGCCGTCGCTCGTCACATCGCCAAAACCCTAGGTCACACTGACAACGCCATGGCTGACGACATCCTCCAAATATTCTCTAATTTCGACGGCAGGTTACGCGAAAAACTAAACGAAAACCTAACGGACAATGACGTCTCACGTAACAGCGTTACGGCACTTGATCAAACTATTAAGTCGTTAGATCGTCAGATCTCTAGGTATGTTACTGTTGATCACTCGATCTGGTCAGATTCAGCTGATGCTTCCATTTTTCTAGATGCTGTTGATGAGCTTGTCTCCGTGATTCGTGAATGGACGCCCATGGCTGCTGATAAAGCCGTTACGGCGTGTTTGGATCGAGCTGAAGATTTGCTTCAACAGTGTATGTTTCGCCTTGAAGAAGAGTTTAAGCTGCTGATGGAATCCAAGGATGCGAGAGGTAATGGTAATTATTCAGATtctgatgatgataatgaaaatgaaaatgataatgaaaatgatgatgagaatgatagatataatgatgatgatgatgatgatgctgaggTTCCGGTAGCTCATCCGGTATCGGATTATAATATTGTGATTGATGCGTTGCCGTCTGGGACGATTAATGATTTACATGAGATTTCAAAAAGAATGGTGGCTGCAGGGTATGGGAAGGAGTGTTCGCTTGCGTATAGTTCGTGTAGGAGGGATTTTTTAGAAGAGAGTCTGTCGAGGTTAGGGTTTTTAGGATTGCAGAAGTCGAATGCAGCTTTGGGAGATGATGATGAGGTTGAGATTGATAAGTGGATTAAAGCGATTAATATGGCTGTTAGAGTGTTTTATCCTAGTGAGCGTAGGTTATGTGATCGTGTGTTTGGGTACTCGTCTGCAACTGCTGCTGCAGCTGATCTTTCGTTTATGGAAGCGTGTAGGGTTTCGTCTATGGAGCTGCTTAGTTTTGCTAATGGGATTGCAATGGGGAGTAGAGCACCCGATAGGTTGTTTAAGATTCTTGATGTTTATGAAGCTGTGAAGGATCTGATGCCCGAAATCGAGGTACTTTTTGCTGATCAGTACTGTTTGTTTATTAGAAATGAAGCTATTGGAGTTTGGAAAAGGTTAGGGGAGTCTATTAGAGGGATCTTTATGGAATTAGAAAATTTAATCCGGCGTGATCCGGTTAAAGCTGCTGTTCCTGGTGGCGGTCTTCATCCTATAACTCGTTATGTGATGAATTACCTTCGAGCCGCGTGTTCTAGACCTATTTTAGAACAAGTTTTTGATGAAAATGTTGTGCCTCCAGTGGGTGTTGAtagatcattatcatcatcttctcCGTTGGCTGTACAAATGGCTTGGATAATGGAGGTTTTAGAGAGTAATCTAGAGGCTAAATCCAAGATTTACAGGGACCCTGCTTTATCATCAGTTTTCATGATGAACAATGGAAGATATATTGTTAAGAAGGTTAAAGATGATGAATTGGGTTTGCTTTTAGGAGATGATTGGGTTCGAAAACACACAGCAAAAGTACGGCAATATCATGTGAATTATCAAAGAAGTTCATGGAATAAGATACTCAATGCGTTGAAATGGGATAACAGTAACTTATCTCCTAATGTTGCGTCCAAATCCATGAAAGAAAAGCTGAAGATATTTAATTCTCAGTTTGAGGAGATTTGTAGAACTCAATCTGCATGGGCTATATTCGATGAGCAGTTAAAAGAAGAATTGAAGCTTTCTGTGGGTGGAACATTGCTCCCTGCTTATAGAAATTTTATTGGCAGGTTTCATAATATTCAAGATATTGGGAAATATGCCGAGAAACATGTTAAGTTCAGTGTTGAAGATGTCGAGGCACGGATTGATGACCTGTTTCAAGGAACTGCTGTATCGGGAAGTGGTCGGAAATGA